From Parasteatoda tepidariorum isolate YZ-2023 chromosome 1, CAS_Ptep_4.0, whole genome shotgun sequence, one genomic window encodes:
- the LOC107447961 gene encoding silk gland factor 3 has protein sequence MASTSPYLSSAGLVNSLATGPESPGMQVATSQSAYAREPPEMKYMPPQHQSHNGHHALAPQHHWVSLPPHNDAWSAAMPPPGLHAAQDVKPPDLHSVHHRPPQHMAASHPWHHSSLASSHMSGMGGPGGNSASPHHHLQHYGMNGMLGGHGSQLHPAMREMQHSEHPHHHHHHHHPHDDLSHPMDHGHRHPDDCGPLGPGEEAPSSDDLEQFAKQFKQRRIKLGFTQADVGLALGTLYGNVFSQTTICRFEALQLSFKNMCKLKPLLAKWLEEADSTTGSPTSIDKIAAQGRKRKKRTSIEVSVKGALENHFHKQPKPAAQEIASLADSLQLEKEVVRVWFCNRRQKEKRMTPPVNMGTGQMQGDGGLMMGGSPLHAHSPSNLMQSPPPPPHSMAAAH, from the coding sequence ATGGCTAGCACGAGCCCTTACCTCTCGTCTGCCGGCCTGGTGAATTCACTCGCCACCGGTCCTGAAAGCCCAGGAATGCAAGTCGCCACATCGCAATCCGCCTACGCTAGAGAGCCTCCAGAAATGAAGTACATGCCGCCCCAACACCAGAGTCATAATGGACACCATGCACTGGCGCCCCAGCATCACTGGGTGAGCCTGCCGCCCCATAACGATGCTTGGTCAGCCGCCATGCCACCACCTGGCCTGCACGCCGCTCAAGATGTGAAACCCCCTGATTTGCATAGTGTCCATCACCGTCCACCCCAGCACATGGCCGCCTCTCATCCATGGCATCATTCTTCCCTTGCATCATCTCATATGTCCGGCATGGGGGGTCCGGGAGGAAATAGTGCATCTCCGCATCATCATCTCCAACATTATGGCATGAATGGTATGCTTGGAGGACATGGTTCTCAATTACACCCTGCTATGAGGGAAATGCAACATTCTGAGCATCCCCACCACCATCATCATCACCATCATCCCCACGATGATCTGTCTCATCCGATGGATCATGGACATAGACACCCAGATGACTGTGGTCCCCTGGGGCCCGGTGAAGAAGCCCCAAGTTCGGACGATTTAGAACAATTCGcgaaacaatttaaacaaagacGTATTAAACTTGGTTTTACCCAAGCGGACGTCGGGCTGGCCCTGGGAACTTTGTACGGTAATGTTTTTAGCCAGACAACTATATGCAGGTTTGAAGCTCTTCAACTAAGTTTCAAGAACATGTGTAAGTTGAAGCCCCTATTAGCAAAGTGGCTTGAAGAAGCAGACAGTACTACCGGTTCACCGACATCCATAGACAAAATAGCCGCGCAGGGGCGCAAAAGAAAAAAGCGAACGAGTATCGAGGTTTCAGTAAAAGGAGCGCTTGAGAACCACTTCCACAAGCAGCCTAAGCCAGCGGCTCAAGAAATAGCCAGCCTGGCGGACAGTCTTCAGCTTGAGAAAGAGGTTGTCAGGGTTTGGTTTTGCAATCGTCGACAGAAAGAGAAGCGTATGACACCCCCTGTTAATATGGGTACCGGTCAAATGCAAGGTGACGGTGGACTAATGATGGGTGGAAGCCCTCTACACGCGCACAGCCCCAGCAATCTCATGCAGTCACCCCCTCCGCCCCCACATTCGATGGCTGCGGCTCACTGA